The Natator depressus isolate rNatDep1 chromosome 8, rNatDep2.hap1, whole genome shotgun sequence genome window below encodes:
- the KDM4A gene encoding lysine-specific demethylase 4A isoform X2: MTVREFRRIANSDKYCTPRYTDFEDLERKYWKNLTFNAPIYGADVNGTLYEKHVHEWNIGKLNTILDVVENESGITIEGVNTPYLYFGMWKTSFAWHTEDMDLYSINYLHFGEPKSWYSIPPEHGKRLERLAKGFFPGSAQSCEAFLRHKMTLISPLILKKYGIPFDKVTQEAGEFMITFPYGYHAGFNHGFNCAESTNFATLRWIEYGKQSVLCSCRKDMVKISMDVFVRKYQPDRYKLWKAGKDVTAIDHTLPTPEAAEFFKGELFQKVKNGKQCSEEIETGEACKEDVDMDEKKSLPKHRIGTKRHRVCLEVPQEVSQSEAFPKEELSSVQYEVELAEPPVRPTSELVQQAEDGLPVSDYVDSSEVKFEELKNVKLEEEEEDEEEQEAAALDLSIPHSVSSTSALTASKPSSAFSLQSSSPAYSSTSDSESAELLPRRTLGQAGVLTVHSYAKGDANGADSEHASGKKASITASVNEQELAEVAAEYLRSMKESKKSKGRRQPLSKLPRHHPLVVKDCISDDEMSEQLTPEEEAEETEAWAKPLSQLWQNRPQNFEAEKEYNQTMAQQPPHCAVCMLFQTYQVECGGHGQSSGVAPSTATRKVRTKPLIPEMCFTATGCSTDLNLSTPYLEEDGTSVLITCKNCSVCVHASCYGVSPDKVTEDWMCSRCTANALEEDCCLCSLRGGALQRANDDKWVHVMCAVAVLEAKFVNIAERSPVDVGKIPLQRFRLKCIFCKKRRKRIAGCCVQCSHGRCPTSFHVSCAQAAGVMMQPDDWPFVVFITCFRHKIPSQAERAKAALQDLSAGQMVISKHKNGRFYQCEVVSLTKETFYEVNFDDGSFSDNLYPEDIVSRDCLQLGPPAEGEVVQVRWTDGQVYGAKFVASHAIQMYQVEFEDGSQLMAKRDDVYTLDEELPKRVKSRLSVASDMRFTEIFTEKEVKQERKRQRVINSRYREDYIEPALYRAIME, encoded by the exons ATGACTGTCCGGGAATTTAGAAGAATTGCAAATAGTGACAA gtactgCACACCCCGATATACCGACTTTGAGGACCTTGAGCGGAAATACTGGAAGAACCTCACTTTCAATGCCCCCATCTATGGTGCTGATGTTAATGGCACGCTCTATGAGAAG CATGTACATGAGTGGAATATTGGCAAGTTGAACACAATCCTGGACGTAGTGGAGAATGAAAGTGGCATAACCATCGAGGGAGTGAATACTCCTTACCTCTACTTCGGCATGTGGAAAACCTCCTTTGCCTGGCATACTGAGGACATGGACCTCTATAGTATTAATTACTTGCACTTTGGAGAACCCAAGTCATG GTATTCCATCCCTCCAGAGCATGGGAAGCGACTGGAACGACTTGCCAAAG GCTTCTTTCCAGGAAGTGCCCAGAGTTGTGAAGCTTTTCTCCGTCACAAGATGACCCTCATCTCTCCATTGATATTGAAGAAATATGGCATCCCATTTGATAAG GTGACACAGGAAGCTGGAGAATTCATGATAACATTCCCTTATGGTTATCATGCTGGCTTTAATCATGGGTTTAATTGTGCTGAATCTACCAACTTTGCTACGCTTCGGTGGATTGAATATGGAAAGCAGTCTGTGTTA TGCTCATGTCGGAAGGATATGGTGAAGATCTCCATGGATGTTTTTGTGAGGAAATACCAGCCAGATCGCTACAAGCTCTGGAAAGCTGGGAAAGATGTGACTGCCATTGACCACACCCTTCCCACACCAGAGGCAGCAGAGTTCTTCAAGGGGGAGCTCTTCCAGAAAGTCAAGAATGGGAAGCAGTGCAGTGAGGAAATAGAAACTGGGGAGGCATGTAAAGAGGATGTAGACATGGACGAGAAGAAGAG tCTGCCCAAGCATCGCATAGGAACCAAGAGGCACAGGGTCTGCCTCGAGGTGCCCCAAGAGGTGAGTCAGAGTGAAGCCTTTCCTAAGGAGGAGCTGAGCTCTGTGCAGTATGAGGTGGAATTGGCAGAGCCTCCTGTCAGACCCACTAGTGAGCTTGTGCAGCAGGCTGAAGATGGACTCCCAGTTTCAG ATTATGTGGATTCTTCAGAAGTCAAATTTGAAGAACTGAAAAATGTGaaactggaagaggaggaggaggacgaggaagAGCAAGAGGCAGCTGCACTGGATCTTTCCATTCCTCATTCAGTCAGTTCCACCTCAGCCCTCACTGCTTCTAAGCCGAGTTCAGCTTTCAGCCTTCAGTCCAGCTCTCCAGCATATTCTTCTACTTCAGACTCTGAGTCAGCTGAACTCTTGCCCAGAAGAACTCTTGGCCAAGCTGGGGTTCTTACTGTCCATAGCTATGCTAAAGGAGATGCCAATGGGGCTGACAGTGAACATGCCTCAGGGAAGAAAGCCAGCATTACAGCCAGTGTGAATGAACAGGAACTTGCAGAG GTGGCGGCGGAGTACCTGAGATCAATGAAAGAGAGTAAAAAGTCAAAGGGTCGTCGCCAGCCCTTGAGCAAACTTCCTCGTCATCATCCTCTTGTGGTTAAAGACTGCATCAGTGATGATG AGATGTCAGAGCAACTAACTCCTGAAGAAGAGGCTGAGGAGACAGAGGCTTGGGCCAAACCACTTAGCCAGCTGTGGCAAAATCGTCCTCAGAATTTTGAGGCAGAAAAAGAATATAATCAGACCATGGCTCAACAGCCCCCTCACTGTGCTGTATGCATGCTCTTCCAGACATACCAG GTAGAATGTGGAGGCCATGGTCAGAGCTCTGGAGTTGCTCCAAGTACTGCCACCAGGAAGGTACGAACCAAACCTCTGATTCCTGAGATGTGCTTCACTGCAACTGGCTGCAGCACTGACCTCAATCTCTCAACCCCTTACCTGGAGGAAGATGGAACTAGTGTCCTGATCACCTGCAAAAACTGCAGTGTCTGTGTTCATGCTA GTTGTTATGGTGTGTCCCCTGACAAGGTCACTGAAGACTGGATGTGCTCCAGGTGTACAGCCAATGCTTTAGAAGAG GACTGCTGCTTGTGTTCATTACGAGGAGGCGCACTGCAGAGAGCCAATGATGACAA GTGGGTCCATGTGATGTGTGCTGTAGCTGTACTGGAGGCAAAATTTGTGAATATTGCAGAGCGCAGTCCAGTGGATGTTGGCAAAATCCCTCTGCAGCGCTTCAGACTG AAATGCATCTTCTGTAAGAAGCGGAGGAAGAGAATTGCAGGTTGCTGTGTGCAGTGCTCTCATGGTCGCTGTCCTACGTCCTTTCATGTCAGCTGTGCTCAAGCAGCTGGAGTCATGATGCAGCCTGATGACTGGCCATTCGTTGTCTTCATTACCTGCTTTAGGCATAAGATTCCATCCCAGGCAGAG CGAGCTAAAGCTGCTCTTCAAGATCTCTCAGCTGGGCAAATGGTAATCAGCAAGCACAAGAATGGTCGTTTCTATCAGTGCGAAGTGGTCAGTCTTACAAAGGAAACCTTCTATGAAGTCAACTTTGATGATGGCTCCTTCAGCGACAACCTCTACCCAGAGGACATTGTG AGTCGAGACTGTCTTCAGCTGGGTCCTCCTGCTGAAGGAGAGGTCGTGCAAGTCAGATGGACAGATGGGCAAGTCTATGGAGCCAAATTTGTAGCATCACATGCCATCCAGATGTACCAG GTGGAATTTGAAGATGGATCCCAGCTGATGGCGAAGAGAGATGATGTGTACACCCTTGATGAGGAGCTTCCAAAGAGAGTCAAATCAAGGCTG TCAGTAGCTTCAGATATGCGCTTCACAGAAATCTTCACAGAGAAGGAGGTCAAACAAGAGCGGAAGAGACAAAGAGTGATCAACTCACGCTATCGGGAGGATTACATTGAACCTGCACTGTACCGGGCCATCATGGAGTAA
- the KDM4A gene encoding lysine-specific demethylase 4A isoform X1, with the protein MAAELESLNPGARILTFRPTAAQFRDFGRYVAYIEARGAHRAGLAKVIPPKEWKPRTCYDDIDELVIPAPIQQVVTGQSGLFTQYNIQKKAMTVREFRRIANSDKYCTPRYTDFEDLERKYWKNLTFNAPIYGADVNGTLYEKHVHEWNIGKLNTILDVVENESGITIEGVNTPYLYFGMWKTSFAWHTEDMDLYSINYLHFGEPKSWYSIPPEHGKRLERLAKGFFPGSAQSCEAFLRHKMTLISPLILKKYGIPFDKVTQEAGEFMITFPYGYHAGFNHGFNCAESTNFATLRWIEYGKQSVLCSCRKDMVKISMDVFVRKYQPDRYKLWKAGKDVTAIDHTLPTPEAAEFFKGELFQKVKNGKQCSEEIETGEACKEDVDMDEKKSLPKHRIGTKRHRVCLEVPQEVSQSEAFPKEELSSVQYEVELAEPPVRPTSELVQQAEDGLPVSDYVDSSEVKFEELKNVKLEEEEEDEEEQEAAALDLSIPHSVSSTSALTASKPSSAFSLQSSSPAYSSTSDSESAELLPRRTLGQAGVLTVHSYAKGDANGADSEHASGKKASITASVNEQELAEVAAEYLRSMKESKKSKGRRQPLSKLPRHHPLVVKDCISDDEMSEQLTPEEEAEETEAWAKPLSQLWQNRPQNFEAEKEYNQTMAQQPPHCAVCMLFQTYQVECGGHGQSSGVAPSTATRKVRTKPLIPEMCFTATGCSTDLNLSTPYLEEDGTSVLITCKNCSVCVHASCYGVSPDKVTEDWMCSRCTANALEEDCCLCSLRGGALQRANDDKWVHVMCAVAVLEAKFVNIAERSPVDVGKIPLQRFRLKCIFCKKRRKRIAGCCVQCSHGRCPTSFHVSCAQAAGVMMQPDDWPFVVFITCFRHKIPSQAERAKAALQDLSAGQMVISKHKNGRFYQCEVVSLTKETFYEVNFDDGSFSDNLYPEDIVSRDCLQLGPPAEGEVVQVRWTDGQVYGAKFVASHAIQMYQVEFEDGSQLMAKRDDVYTLDEELPKRVKSRLSVASDMRFTEIFTEKEVKQERKRQRVINSRYREDYIEPALYRAIME; encoded by the exons GTAATTCCCCCAAAGGAATGGAAACCGCGAACATGCTACGATGATATTGATGAACTGGTCATCCCAGCTCCAATTCAGCAGGTGGTGACTGGACAGTCTGGCCTCTTCACACAGTACAACATCCAGAAGAAGGCTATGACTGTCCGGGAATTTAGAAGAATTGCAAATAGTGACAA gtactgCACACCCCGATATACCGACTTTGAGGACCTTGAGCGGAAATACTGGAAGAACCTCACTTTCAATGCCCCCATCTATGGTGCTGATGTTAATGGCACGCTCTATGAGAAG CATGTACATGAGTGGAATATTGGCAAGTTGAACACAATCCTGGACGTAGTGGAGAATGAAAGTGGCATAACCATCGAGGGAGTGAATACTCCTTACCTCTACTTCGGCATGTGGAAAACCTCCTTTGCCTGGCATACTGAGGACATGGACCTCTATAGTATTAATTACTTGCACTTTGGAGAACCCAAGTCATG GTATTCCATCCCTCCAGAGCATGGGAAGCGACTGGAACGACTTGCCAAAG GCTTCTTTCCAGGAAGTGCCCAGAGTTGTGAAGCTTTTCTCCGTCACAAGATGACCCTCATCTCTCCATTGATATTGAAGAAATATGGCATCCCATTTGATAAG GTGACACAGGAAGCTGGAGAATTCATGATAACATTCCCTTATGGTTATCATGCTGGCTTTAATCATGGGTTTAATTGTGCTGAATCTACCAACTTTGCTACGCTTCGGTGGATTGAATATGGAAAGCAGTCTGTGTTA TGCTCATGTCGGAAGGATATGGTGAAGATCTCCATGGATGTTTTTGTGAGGAAATACCAGCCAGATCGCTACAAGCTCTGGAAAGCTGGGAAAGATGTGACTGCCATTGACCACACCCTTCCCACACCAGAGGCAGCAGAGTTCTTCAAGGGGGAGCTCTTCCAGAAAGTCAAGAATGGGAAGCAGTGCAGTGAGGAAATAGAAACTGGGGAGGCATGTAAAGAGGATGTAGACATGGACGAGAAGAAGAG tCTGCCCAAGCATCGCATAGGAACCAAGAGGCACAGGGTCTGCCTCGAGGTGCCCCAAGAGGTGAGTCAGAGTGAAGCCTTTCCTAAGGAGGAGCTGAGCTCTGTGCAGTATGAGGTGGAATTGGCAGAGCCTCCTGTCAGACCCACTAGTGAGCTTGTGCAGCAGGCTGAAGATGGACTCCCAGTTTCAG ATTATGTGGATTCTTCAGAAGTCAAATTTGAAGAACTGAAAAATGTGaaactggaagaggaggaggaggacgaggaagAGCAAGAGGCAGCTGCACTGGATCTTTCCATTCCTCATTCAGTCAGTTCCACCTCAGCCCTCACTGCTTCTAAGCCGAGTTCAGCTTTCAGCCTTCAGTCCAGCTCTCCAGCATATTCTTCTACTTCAGACTCTGAGTCAGCTGAACTCTTGCCCAGAAGAACTCTTGGCCAAGCTGGGGTTCTTACTGTCCATAGCTATGCTAAAGGAGATGCCAATGGGGCTGACAGTGAACATGCCTCAGGGAAGAAAGCCAGCATTACAGCCAGTGTGAATGAACAGGAACTTGCAGAG GTGGCGGCGGAGTACCTGAGATCAATGAAAGAGAGTAAAAAGTCAAAGGGTCGTCGCCAGCCCTTGAGCAAACTTCCTCGTCATCATCCTCTTGTGGTTAAAGACTGCATCAGTGATGATG AGATGTCAGAGCAACTAACTCCTGAAGAAGAGGCTGAGGAGACAGAGGCTTGGGCCAAACCACTTAGCCAGCTGTGGCAAAATCGTCCTCAGAATTTTGAGGCAGAAAAAGAATATAATCAGACCATGGCTCAACAGCCCCCTCACTGTGCTGTATGCATGCTCTTCCAGACATACCAG GTAGAATGTGGAGGCCATGGTCAGAGCTCTGGAGTTGCTCCAAGTACTGCCACCAGGAAGGTACGAACCAAACCTCTGATTCCTGAGATGTGCTTCACTGCAACTGGCTGCAGCACTGACCTCAATCTCTCAACCCCTTACCTGGAGGAAGATGGAACTAGTGTCCTGATCACCTGCAAAAACTGCAGTGTCTGTGTTCATGCTA GTTGTTATGGTGTGTCCCCTGACAAGGTCACTGAAGACTGGATGTGCTCCAGGTGTACAGCCAATGCTTTAGAAGAG GACTGCTGCTTGTGTTCATTACGAGGAGGCGCACTGCAGAGAGCCAATGATGACAA GTGGGTCCATGTGATGTGTGCTGTAGCTGTACTGGAGGCAAAATTTGTGAATATTGCAGAGCGCAGTCCAGTGGATGTTGGCAAAATCCCTCTGCAGCGCTTCAGACTG AAATGCATCTTCTGTAAGAAGCGGAGGAAGAGAATTGCAGGTTGCTGTGTGCAGTGCTCTCATGGTCGCTGTCCTACGTCCTTTCATGTCAGCTGTGCTCAAGCAGCTGGAGTCATGATGCAGCCTGATGACTGGCCATTCGTTGTCTTCATTACCTGCTTTAGGCATAAGATTCCATCCCAGGCAGAG CGAGCTAAAGCTGCTCTTCAAGATCTCTCAGCTGGGCAAATGGTAATCAGCAAGCACAAGAATGGTCGTTTCTATCAGTGCGAAGTGGTCAGTCTTACAAAGGAAACCTTCTATGAAGTCAACTTTGATGATGGCTCCTTCAGCGACAACCTCTACCCAGAGGACATTGTG AGTCGAGACTGTCTTCAGCTGGGTCCTCCTGCTGAAGGAGAGGTCGTGCAAGTCAGATGGACAGATGGGCAAGTCTATGGAGCCAAATTTGTAGCATCACATGCCATCCAGATGTACCAG GTGGAATTTGAAGATGGATCCCAGCTGATGGCGAAGAGAGATGATGTGTACACCCTTGATGAGGAGCTTCCAAAGAGAGTCAAATCAAGGCTG TCAGTAGCTTCAGATATGCGCTTCACAGAAATCTTCACAGAGAAGGAGGTCAAACAAGAGCGGAAGAGACAAAGAGTGATCAACTCACGCTATCGGGAGGATTACATTGAACCTGCACTGTACCGGGCCATCATGGAGTAA